From a region of the Acomys russatus chromosome 4, mAcoRus1.1, whole genome shotgun sequence genome:
- the Caprin1 gene encoding caprin-1 codes for MPSATSHSGSGSRSSGPPPPSGSSGSEAAAGAAAPASQHPATGTGAVQTEAMKQILGVIDKKLRNLEKKKGKLDDYQERMNKGERLNQDQLDAVSKYQEVTNNLEFAKELQRSFMALSQDIQKTIKKTARREQLMREEAEQKRLKTVLELQYVLDKLGDDEVRTDLKQGLSGVPILSEEELSLLDEFYKLVEPERDMSLRLNEQYEHASIHLWDLLEGKEKPVCGTTYKALKEIVERVFQSNYFDSTHNHQNGLCEEEEAASAPTVEDQVADAEPEPTEEYTEQSEVESTEYVNRQFMAETQFSSGEKEQVDEWAVETVEVVNSLQQQPQAASPSVPEPHSLTPVAQSDPLVRRQRVQDLMAQMQGPYNFIQDSMLDFENQTLDPAIVSAQPMNPTQNMDMPQLVCPQVHSESRLAQPNQVPVQPEATQVPLVSSTSEGYTAPQPLYQPSHAPEQRPQKEPIDQIQATISLNTDQTTGSSSLPAASQPQVFQTGTSKPLHSSGINVNAAPFQSMQTVFNMNAPVPPVNEQETLKQQSQYQASYNQSFSSQPHQVEQTELQQDQLQTVVGTYHGSQDQPHQVPGNHQQPPQQNTGFPRSSQPYYNSRGVSRGGSRGARGLMNGYRGPANGFRGGYDGYRPSFPNTANSGYTQSQFSAPRDYSGYQRDGYQQNFKRGSGQSGPRGAPRGRGGPPRPNRGMPQMNTQQVN; via the exons gGAAAACTTGATGATTACCAGGAACGAATGAACAAAGGGGAAAGGCTCAATCAAGATCAGCTG gatgcTGTATCTAAGTATCAGGAAGTCACAAATAATTTGGAGTTTGCAAAGGAATTACAGAGAAGTTTCATGGCATTAAGTCAAGAT AttcagaaaacaataaagaaaacggCACGTCGGGAACAGCTTATGAGAGAAGAAGCAGAACAGAAGCGCTTAAAAACTGTCCTTGAGCTGCAGTATGTGTTGGATAAGCTGGGAGATGACGAAGTGAGAACTGACCTGAAACAAGGCTTGAGTGGAGTGCCAATACTGTCTGAAGAGGAGCTGTCACTGCTGGACGAGTTCTACAAGTTGGTAGAACCTGAGCGGGACATGAGTTTAAG GTTAAATGAACAATATGAACATGCCTCCATTCACTTGTGGGATTTgctggaagggaaagaaaagcctGTATGTGGAACAACCT ataaagCTCTAAAGGAAATTGTTGAGCGTGTCTTTCAGTCAAACTACTTTGACAGCACTCACAACCACCAAAATgggctgtgtgaggaggaagaggcagcttcAGCACCTACAGTGGAAGACCAGGTAGCTGACGCTG AACCTGAGCCAACTGAAGAGTACACAGAGCAAAGTGAGGTTGAATCAACAGAG TACGTCAATAGGCAATTCATGGCAGAAACACAGTTCAGCAGTGGTGAGAAGGAGCAAGTGGATGAGTGGGCAGTTGAAACAGTTGAG GTGGTAAACTCACTCCAGCAGCAACCTCAGGCTGCATCTCCTTCAGTACCAGAGCCCCATTCACTGACTCCAGTGGCTCAGTCAGATCCACTTGTAAGACGGCAGCGAGTACAAGATCTTATGGCACAAATGCAGGGGCCTTATAATTTCATACAG GATTCAATGTTGGATTTTGAAAATCAGACGCTTGATCCTGCCATTGTATCAGCACAGCCTATGAACCCTACACAAAACATGGATATGCCTCAGCTGGTTTGCCCACAGG TTCATTCTGAATCTAGACTTGCCCAACCTAATCAAGTTCCTGTACAACCAGAAGCCACACAG GTTCCTTTGGTTTCCTCCACCAGCGAGGGGTATACAGCACCTCAACCCTTGTACCAGCCTTCTCATGCACCAGAGCAGCGGCCACAAAAGGAGCCAATCGACCAGATTCAG gCAACAATATCTTTGAATACAGACCAGACTACAGGATCATCATCCCTTCCTgctgcttctcagcctcaagTGTTCCAGACTGGGACAAGTAAGCCTTTGCATAGCAGTGGAATCAATGTAAATGCAGCTCCGTTCCAATCTATGCAAACG GTGTTCAATATGAACGCTCCAGTTCCTCCTGTTAACGAACAAGAGACTTTAAAGCAGCAGAGTCAGTACCAGGCCAGTTATAACCAGAGTTTTTCCAGTCAGCCGCACCAAGTGGAACAAACAGAACTTCAACAAGACCAGCTGCAAACGG TGGTTGGAACTTACCATGGTTCCCAGGACCAGCCCCATCAAGTACCTGGGAACCACCAGCAGCCCCCCCAGCAGAACACTGGGTTTCCACGTAGCAGCCAGCCTTATTACAACAGTCGAGGTGTGTCCCGAGGAGGGTCTCGTGGTGCCAGAGGCTTGATGAATGGATACAGGGGCCCTGCCAATGGATTTAGAG GAGGATATGATGGTTACCGCCCTTCATTCCCGAACACTGCAAACAGTGGCTACACACAGTCTCAGTTCAGTGCTCCCCGGGACTACTCTGGCTACCAGCGG GATGGATATCAGCAGAATTTCAAGCGAGGCTCTGGGCAGAGTGGACCACGGGGAGCCCCACGAG GTCGTGGAGGGCCCCCAAGACCCAACAGAGGGATGCCGCAAATGAACACTCAGCAAGTGAATTAA